A section of the Oryzias melastigma strain HK-1 linkage group LG2, ASM292280v2, whole genome shotgun sequence genome encodes:
- the appa gene encoding amyloid beta (A4) precursor protein a isoform X1, translating to MGRGVVLLLVAAVVSALAVEVPTDVSMGLLAEPQVAMFCGKLNMHINVQTGKWESDPSGTKSCIGTKEGILQYCQEVYPELQITNVVEANQPVSIQSWCKKGRKQCRGHMHIVVPYRCLVGEFVSDALLVPDKCKFLHQERMDQCESHLHWHTVAKESCGDRTMTLHDYGMLLPCGIDRFKGVEFVCCPTEVERNADSAERDTDDSDVWWGGVDTDYADNSRLWEPEPTEQQEEPKPSVAEEDDDEETPEEDDEEEEDGLDNDQDGDGEEDEEVVEEDDDDEDDQTDDFDALDDEAGEPTASVAMTTTTTTTTESVEEVVRDVCWANAETGPCRALLTRWFFDRAEGRCVPFIYGGCGGNRNNFESEEYCMSVCSSVLPTAKPSSPDAVDHYLETPADENEHAHFQKAKESLEAKHRERMSQVMREWEEAEREAKNLPRADKKAVIQRFQEKVEALEQEAAGERQQLVETHMARVEALLNDRRRLALESYLTALQEDPPRPRHVFSLLKKYVRAEQKDRQHTLKHFEHVRMVDPKKAAQIRPQVLTHLRVIEERMNQSLGLLYKVPGVADDIQDQVEVLQREQAEMAQQLANLQTDVRVSYGNDALMPNQELGDGQSDLLPQEDTGFIHPESFNQPNTENQVELVDSRPSFDRGVPTRPVSGMKMDAVPELRMETDDRQSAEYAVHHQKLVFFAEDVGSNKGAIIGLMVGGVVIATVIVITLVMLRKKQYTSIHHGVIEVDAAVTPEERHLSKMQQNGYENPTYKLFEQFQN from the exons ATGGGGCGCGGAGTAGTTTTACTGCTGGTGGCAGCAGTGGTGTCAGCGCTGGCCGTGgag GTGCCCACGGACGTGTCGATGGGGCTGCTGGCCGAGCCGCAGGTTGCCATGTTCTGCGGGAAGCTCAACATGCACATCAACGTGCAGACGGGCAAGTGGGAGTCCGACCCCTCCGGCACCAAGAGCTGCATCGGCACCAAGGAGGGGATCCTGCAGTACTGCCAGGAG GTGTATCCGGAGCTCCAGATCACCAACGTGGTGGAGGCCAACCAGCCGGTCAGCATCCAGAGCTGGTGCAAGAAGGGGCGCAAGCAGTGCCGCGGCCACATGCACATCGTGGTTCCCTACCGCTGCCTGG TGGGAGAGTTTGTGAGCGACGCTCTGCTGGTCCCTGACAAGTGTAAGTTCCTGCACCAGGAGCGCATGGACCAGTGTGAGAGCCACCTGCACTGGCACACTGTTGCCAAGGAG TCTTGTGGAGACAGAACTATGACCCTCCACGATTATGGGATGCTGTTGCCGTGCGGCATCGACCGCTTCAAGGGAGTGGAGTTCGTCTGCTGCCCCACCGAGGTAGAGCGCAACGCAGACAGCGCCGAACGGGACACTGACGACTCCGACGTGTGGTGGGGCGGCGTGGATACGGACTATGCCGACAACAG CAGGTTGTGGGAGCCGGAGCCAacggagcagcaggaggagcccAAACCATCTGTGGCAGAGGAGGACGATGACGAAGAGACGCCCGAGGAGgatgacgaggaggaggaggacggccTGGACAACGACCAGGACGGGGATGGAGAGGAGGACGaagaggtggtggaggaggatgACGACGATGAGGACGACCAAACCGACGACTTTGACGCGCTTGACGATGAGGCCGGCGAACCCACCGCCAGCGTCGCCATGACCAcgaccaccaccaccaccaccgagTCTGTGGAGGAGGTCGTCAGAG ATGTGTGCTGGGCCAACGCAGAGACCGGCCCGTGCCGGGCCCTGCTGACCCGCTGGTTCTTTGACCGCGCGGAGGGCCGCTGCGTTCCCTTTATCTACGGCGGCTGTGGAGGCAACAGGAATAACTTTGAGTCAGAGGAGTactgcatgtctgtctgcagTAGCGTCC TTCCCACCGCCAAGCCCAGCTCCCCCGACGCCGTGGACCACTACCTGGAGACGCCCGCCGACGAGAACGAGCACGCCCACTTCCAGAAAGCCAAGGAGAGCCTGGAGGCCAAGCACCGCGAGAGGATGTCCCAG GTGATGAGGGAATGGGAGGAGGCAGAGAGGGAAGCCAAGAACCTTCCACGCGCCGACAAGAAGGCGGTGATTCAG CGTTTCCAGGAGAAGGTGGAGGCCCTGGAGCAGGAGGCAGCCGGCGAGCGCCAGCAGCTGGTGGAGACGCACATGGCGCGGGTGGAGGCGCTGCTGAACGACCGCCGCCGCCTGGCGCTGGAGAGCTACCTGACTGCGCTGCAGGAGGATCCTCCCAGG CCTCGACATGTCTTCAGCTTGCTGAAGAAGTACGTGCGCGCCGAGCAGAAGGACCGGCAGCACACCCTCAAACACTTCGAACACGTCCGCATGGTTGACCCCAAGAAGGCGGCGCAGATTCGACCCCAG GTGCTGACCCATCTGCGAGTCATTGAGGAGCGCATGAACCAGTCTCTGGGTCTGCTCTACAAAGTGCCCGGCGTGGCCGACGATATCCAGGACCAAGTGG AAGTCCTCCAGAGGGAGCAGGCGGAGATGGCCCAGCAGCTCGCCAACCTGCAGACCGACGTGAGGGTCAGCTACGGAAACGACGCCCTGATGCCCAACCAGGAGCTGGGAGACGGCCAGAGCGACCTGCTGCCTCAGGAGGACACCGGCTTCATCCACCCCGAGAGCTTCAACCAGCCCAACACGGAGAACCAGG TGGAGCTGGTCGATTCTCGCCCCAGTTTCGACCGAGGCGTTCCCACTCGACCAG tGTCTGGGATGAAGATGGACGCCGTTCCGGAGCTGCGGATGGAGACAGATGACCGACAGAGTGCTGAATACGCAGTTCACCATCAGaagctg GTCTTCTTCGCGGAGGACGTGGGCTCCAACAAGGGCGCCATCATCGGGCTGATGGTGGGGGGCGTGGTCATCGCCACGGTGATCGTCATCACCCTGGTGATGCTGAGGAAGAAGCAGTACACCTCCATCCACCACGGAGTGATCGAG GTTGACGCCGCCGTCACCCCCGAGGAGCGCCACCTGTCCAAGATGCAGCAGAACGGCTACGAGAATCCGACCTACAAGTTGTTTGAGCAGTTTCAGAACTGA
- the appa gene encoding amyloid beta (A4) precursor protein a isoform X2 yields the protein MGRGVVLLLVAAVVSALAVEVPTDVSMGLLAEPQVAMFCGKLNMHINVQTGKWESDPSGTKSCIGTKEGILQYCQEVYPELQITNVVEANQPVSIQSWCKKGRKQCRGHMHIVVPYRCLVGEFVSDALLVPDKCKFLHQERMDQCESHLHWHTVAKESCGDRTMTLHDYGMLLPCGIDRFKGVEFVCCPTEVERNADSAERDTDDSDVWWGGVDTDYADNSRLWEPEPTEQQEEPKPSVAEEDDDEETPEEDDEEEEDGLDNDQDGDGEEDEEVVEEDDDDEDDQTDDFDALDDEAGEPTASVAMTTTTTTTTESVEEVVRVPTAKPSSPDAVDHYLETPADENEHAHFQKAKESLEAKHRERMSQVMREWEEAEREAKNLPRADKKAVIQRFQEKVEALEQEAAGERQQLVETHMARVEALLNDRRRLALESYLTALQEDPPRPRHVFSLLKKYVRAEQKDRQHTLKHFEHVRMVDPKKAAQIRPQVLTHLRVIEERMNQSLGLLYKVPGVADDIQDQVEVLQREQAEMAQQLANLQTDVRVSYGNDALMPNQELGDGQSDLLPQEDTGFIHPESFNQPNTENQVELVDSRPSFDRGVPTRPVSGMKMDAVPELRMETDDRQSAEYAVHHQKLVFFAEDVGSNKGAIIGLMVGGVVIATVIVITLVMLRKKQYTSIHHGVIEVDAAVTPEERHLSKMQQNGYENPTYKLFEQFQN from the exons ATGGGGCGCGGAGTAGTTTTACTGCTGGTGGCAGCAGTGGTGTCAGCGCTGGCCGTGgag GTGCCCACGGACGTGTCGATGGGGCTGCTGGCCGAGCCGCAGGTTGCCATGTTCTGCGGGAAGCTCAACATGCACATCAACGTGCAGACGGGCAAGTGGGAGTCCGACCCCTCCGGCACCAAGAGCTGCATCGGCACCAAGGAGGGGATCCTGCAGTACTGCCAGGAG GTGTATCCGGAGCTCCAGATCACCAACGTGGTGGAGGCCAACCAGCCGGTCAGCATCCAGAGCTGGTGCAAGAAGGGGCGCAAGCAGTGCCGCGGCCACATGCACATCGTGGTTCCCTACCGCTGCCTGG TGGGAGAGTTTGTGAGCGACGCTCTGCTGGTCCCTGACAAGTGTAAGTTCCTGCACCAGGAGCGCATGGACCAGTGTGAGAGCCACCTGCACTGGCACACTGTTGCCAAGGAG TCTTGTGGAGACAGAACTATGACCCTCCACGATTATGGGATGCTGTTGCCGTGCGGCATCGACCGCTTCAAGGGAGTGGAGTTCGTCTGCTGCCCCACCGAGGTAGAGCGCAACGCAGACAGCGCCGAACGGGACACTGACGACTCCGACGTGTGGTGGGGCGGCGTGGATACGGACTATGCCGACAACAG CAGGTTGTGGGAGCCGGAGCCAacggagcagcaggaggagcccAAACCATCTGTGGCAGAGGAGGACGATGACGAAGAGACGCCCGAGGAGgatgacgaggaggaggaggacggccTGGACAACGACCAGGACGGGGATGGAGAGGAGGACGaagaggtggtggaggaggatgACGACGATGAGGACGACCAAACCGACGACTTTGACGCGCTTGACGATGAGGCCGGCGAACCCACCGCCAGCGTCGCCATGACCAcgaccaccaccaccaccaccgagTCTGTGGAGGAGGTCGTCAGAG TTCCCACCGCCAAGCCCAGCTCCCCCGACGCCGTGGACCACTACCTGGAGACGCCCGCCGACGAGAACGAGCACGCCCACTTCCAGAAAGCCAAGGAGAGCCTGGAGGCCAAGCACCGCGAGAGGATGTCCCAG GTGATGAGGGAATGGGAGGAGGCAGAGAGGGAAGCCAAGAACCTTCCACGCGCCGACAAGAAGGCGGTGATTCAG CGTTTCCAGGAGAAGGTGGAGGCCCTGGAGCAGGAGGCAGCCGGCGAGCGCCAGCAGCTGGTGGAGACGCACATGGCGCGGGTGGAGGCGCTGCTGAACGACCGCCGCCGCCTGGCGCTGGAGAGCTACCTGACTGCGCTGCAGGAGGATCCTCCCAGG CCTCGACATGTCTTCAGCTTGCTGAAGAAGTACGTGCGCGCCGAGCAGAAGGACCGGCAGCACACCCTCAAACACTTCGAACACGTCCGCATGGTTGACCCCAAGAAGGCGGCGCAGATTCGACCCCAG GTGCTGACCCATCTGCGAGTCATTGAGGAGCGCATGAACCAGTCTCTGGGTCTGCTCTACAAAGTGCCCGGCGTGGCCGACGATATCCAGGACCAAGTGG AAGTCCTCCAGAGGGAGCAGGCGGAGATGGCCCAGCAGCTCGCCAACCTGCAGACCGACGTGAGGGTCAGCTACGGAAACGACGCCCTGATGCCCAACCAGGAGCTGGGAGACGGCCAGAGCGACCTGCTGCCTCAGGAGGACACCGGCTTCATCCACCCCGAGAGCTTCAACCAGCCCAACACGGAGAACCAGG TGGAGCTGGTCGATTCTCGCCCCAGTTTCGACCGAGGCGTTCCCACTCGACCAG tGTCTGGGATGAAGATGGACGCCGTTCCGGAGCTGCGGATGGAGACAGATGACCGACAGAGTGCTGAATACGCAGTTCACCATCAGaagctg GTCTTCTTCGCGGAGGACGTGGGCTCCAACAAGGGCGCCATCATCGGGCTGATGGTGGGGGGCGTGGTCATCGCCACGGTGATCGTCATCACCCTGGTGATGCTGAGGAAGAAGCAGTACACCTCCATCCACCACGGAGTGATCGAG GTTGACGCCGCCGTCACCCCCGAGGAGCGCCACCTGTCCAAGATGCAGCAGAACGGCTACGAGAATCCGACCTACAAGTTGTTTGAGCAGTTTCAGAACTGA